In the Malus domestica chromosome 16, GDT2T_hap1 genome, one interval contains:
- the LOC103402982 gene encoding nucleobase-ascorbate transporter 6, giving the protein MAGGGHAPPPKQEELQPHPAKDQLPNISYCITSPPPWPEAILLGFQHYLVMLGTTVLIPTFLVPQMGGGNGEKAKMIQTILFVAGLNTLLQTFLGTRLPAVIGASYTYVPTTISIILAGRYSDIVNPQEKFEKIMRGTQGALIVASTLQIVVGFSGLWRNMARFLSPLAAVPLVALSGFGLYEFGFPVFAKCVEIGLPQLIMLLIFSQYIPHLMRSETHVFDRFAVLFSVTIVWIYAHLLTVGGAYKNTAPTTQLTCRTDRAGIIGAAPWIRVPYPFQWGAPTFDAGEAFAMMAVSFVALVESTGAFIAVARYASATPLPPSILSRGVGWQGVGILFCGIFGTGNGASVSVENAGLLALTRVGSRRVVQISACFMIFFSILGKFGAVFASIPAPIIAASYCFFFAYVGSAGLTFLQFCNLNSFRTKFILGFSIYMGLSIPQYFNEYTLIKGYGPVHTGARWFNDMINVPFSSEPFVAGFLAMFLDITLHRKDNATRKDRGMHWWDRFRSFKTDTRSEEFYSLPFNLNKFFPSV; this is encoded by the exons ATGGCAGGAGGTGGACATGCACCGCCGCCGAAACAGGAGGAGCTACAGCCTCATCCGGCCAAAGATCAGCTGCCAAACATTTCCTACTGCATTACCAGTCCTCCTCCTTGGC CTGAAGCCATCCTACTTGGTTTCCAACATTACTTGGTGATGCTTGGCACAACGGTTCTTATTCCCACGTTCCTTGTTCCTCAGATGGGAGGAGGAAAT GGGGAGAAAGCGAAAATGATTCAGACTATACTGTTTGTTGCTGGATTAAACACACTGCTTCAAACATTCTTAGGGACTCGTTTACCTGCAGTGATTGGAGCATCTTATACCTACGTGCCAACAACCATTTCGATTATCTTGGCTGGTCGGTATAGTGACATTGTGAATCCCCAGGAG AAATTTGAGAAGATAATGCGTGGAACCCAGGGTGCACTTATTGTTGCCTCAACTCTGCAGATTGTTGTTGGCTTCAGTGGCCTTTGGCGCAATATGGCAAG GTTCCTAAGTCCGCTTGCTGCTGTTCCTTTGGTTGCTTTGTCAGGCTTTGGGCTATACGAGTTTGGTTTTCCTGTG TTTGCAAAATGCGTGGAGATTGGACTACCGCAACTCATCATGTTACTGATATTTTCTCAG TACATACCTCACTTAATGCGCAGTGAAACACACGTCTTTGATCGCTTTGCTGTTTTATTTTCGGTGACCATTGTGTGGATTTACGCTCACCTGCTTACTGTGGGTGGGGCCTATAAGAACACAGCACCCACAACTCAATTAACCTGTCGAACTGATCGTGCTGGTATTATAGGTGCTGCTCCATG GATAAGAGTTCCATATCCCTTTCAATGGGGTGCTCCCACATTCGATGCTGGAGAAGCTTTTGCAATGATGGCTGTTTCATTTGTTGCCCTTGTAGAG TCCACCGGTGCCTTCATTGCTGTGGCAAGGTATGCAAGTGCAACTCCACTGCCGCCTTCTATTTTAAGCCGCGGTGTTGGTTGGCAG GGAGTGGGAATTCTTTTCTGTGGTATATTCGGCACTGGGAATGGAGCTTCAGTATCTGT TGAAAATGCTGGTTTGTTAGCATTGACACGGGTTGGTAGCCGAAGGGTGGTTCAAATATCAGCCTGTTTCATGATCTTCTTTTCCATCCTTG GAAAATTTGGAGCTGTCTTTGCCTCAATTCCGGCACCCATCATTGCAGCATCGTATTGCTTTTTCTTCGCTTATGTCG GTTCAGCAGGTCTTACCTTTCTTCAATTTTGCAACCTCAACAGTTTTAGGACAAAGTTTATCTTAGGCTTCTCGATTTACATGGGCTTGTCGATTCCACAATATTTCAACGAATACACCCTCATTAAAGGCTACGGCCCGGTGCACACTGGAGCAAGATGG TTCAATGATATGATCAACGTTCCTTTCTCTTCCGAACCATTTGTTGCCGGTTTCTTGGCGATGTTCTTGGACATCACGCTACACCGCAAGGACAACGCGACAAGGAAAGACCGTGGCATGCATTGGTGGGATAGGTTCCGATCTTTCAAGACGGATACTAGAAGCGAGGAATTCTACTCCCTACCTTTCAACCTTAACAAGTTTTTCCCCTCGGTGTGA
- the LOC103402983 gene encoding uncharacterized protein → MAMDGSNTEEFAIGSFVKIKTTLSDEFQGQVITFDRPSNIVVIQEGSKGGARRNIRLLKANYIKELSYSGQAEDPLDIKKCYLDLNSLRAREELAIRQAEAESERIGVGVTAQAQNIFDALSKTLPVRWDKTVIVVMNEVRVSSPYTPESVSGGTPAANERVKKVLELERRRLQTRGGGQ, encoded by the exons atggccatggatgGCAGCAACACGGAGGAGTTTGCCATCGGGAGCTTCGTCAAAATCAAGACCACGCTCAGCGACGAGTTCCAAGGCCAAGTCATCACCTTCGATCGCCCCTCCAACATCGTCGTCATTC AAGAGGGTTCGAAAGGCGGAGCGCGGCGGAACATACGGCTGCTGAAGGCGAACTATATAAAGGAGCTGTCATACTCAGGTCAGGCGGAAGACCCGCTCGATATCAAAAAGTGTTATCTTGATCTCAATAGTCTCCGGGCCAGGGAGGAACTGGCGATTAG GCAAGCAGAGGCGGAGTCGGAGCGGATTGGCGTCGGAGTCACCGCCCAGGCGCAGAACATTTTCGATGCCTTGTCTAAGAC GCTTCCAGTGCGCTGGGACAAGACTGTAATAGTTGTGATGAATGAGGTCCGAGTAAGCAGTCCATATACTCCTGAGTCTGTCAGTGGAGGAACTCCTGCTGCCAATGAGCGGGTGAAGAAAGTG cTTGAGCTGGAGAGGAGGAGGTTACAAACTCGTGGCGGTGGTCAATGA
- the LOC103402984 gene encoding xyloglucan O-acetyltransferase 1 has protein sequence MASPFKDQSHHSLSLAKKLLPYAIFALLPIAVIRLYLYTPSLPLTSTDHLPHSREITISTSSPTPLPRISSSQEKAKETTSTCDYTRGKWVHEKLGPLYNGTTCGTIKEGQNCITHGRTDLGYLYWRWKPSKCQLPRFEPSTFLQLISNKHIAFVGDSMARNQLESLLCLLATASPPNLVYTDGEERKFRRWNFLSHNANVSVYWSPFLVKGVEKSPNGPNYNKLYLDQVDERWAADLGGFDMIVLSVGHWFLHPAVYFEGDDVLGCHFCPGLNHTEIGFYDVLRKAVRTTLNTIIERRGNGNGIDVVLTTFSPAHFEGEWDKIGACSKTKPYKEGEKQLEGMDAEMRQLEVEEVEVARANGKKFKGFRLEALDVTKLSLMRPDGHPGPYMNKFPFADGVPERVQNDCVHWCLPGPIDTWNEILLEVMKKWKQRK, from the exons ATGGCAAGCCCTTTCAAAGACCAATCTCATCACTCATTATCTCTGGCCAAAAAGCTCTTGCCTTATGCAATCTTTGCCCTCCTCCCCATTGCTGTAATCCGCTTGTACTTATacactccctctctccctctcacctCCACAGATCACCTCCCTCACTCCAGAGAAATTACCATCTCAACCTCCTCTCCTACTCCATTACCCCGTATTTCCTCCTCTCAAG AAAAGGCTAAAGAAACTACATCTACATGTGACTACACCAGGGGCAAATGGGTCCATGAAAAGCTGGGTCCTTTGTACAATGGCACAACCTGTGGGACAATCAAGGAAGGTCAGAACTGCATCACTCATGGAAGAACTGATTTGGGTTATCTCTACTGGAGGTGGAAACCCAGCAAGTGCCAGCTTCCCAGGTTTGAACCCAGCACTTTTCTCCAACTCATTAGCAACAAGCACATAGCTTTTGTGGGGGACTCCATGGCCAGGAACCAGTTGGAGTCCCTCCTTTGCCTGCTTGCCACTGCCTCTCCTCCCAACCTTGTTTACACAGATGGGGAGGAGAGGAAGTTTAGGAGATGGAATTTCCTGTCCCACAATGCCAATGTGTCGGTTTATTGGTCACCATTTCTTGTGAAAGGGGTTGAGAAATCACCAAATGGTCCAAATTATAATAAATTGTATTTGGATCAAGTCGATGAGAGGTGGGCTGCAGATTTGGGgggatttgatatgattgtaTTGTCAGTTGGGCATTGGTTTTTGCACCCAGCAGTGTATTTTGAGGGGGATGATGTTCTGGGGTGCCATTTTTGCCCTGGATTAAACCACACTGAGATTGGATTCTATGATGTGTTGAGGAAAGCTGTGAGGACTACTCTCAATACCATAATTGAGAGGAGAGGGAATGGGAATGGGATTGATGTGGTTCTGACGACATTTTCGCCTGCGCATTTTGAAGGGGAATGGGACAAGATTGGGGCTTGTTCAAAGACCAAACCCTACAAGGAAGGGGAGAAGCAGCTTGAAGGAATGGATGCCGAGATGAGGCAGCTTGAGGTGGAAGAAGTGGAAGTGGCTAGGGCAAATGGGAAGAAATTCAAAGGGTTTAGGCTGGAGGCATTGGATGTGACAAAATTGTCCTTGATGAGGCCAGATGGGCATCCAGGGCCTTACATGAATAAGTTTCCATTTGCTGATGGGGTTCCTGAGAGGGTGCAGAATGATTGTGTGCATTGGTGCTTGCCAGGGCCCATTGACACATGGAATGAGATTCTGCTGGAGGTTATGAAGAAATGGAAACAAAGGAAGTGA
- the LOC103402986 gene encoding GCN5-related N-acetyltransferase 5, chloroplastic translates to MAATVSLSFSLDPQQHHHHHHCHLYHFSPRQTLRFPPSTSSSLSLPPKFPLSFFPNSDRFSFKSSSSPSHSPTTTTATDSTNTDSAATTSTAASFLEYPLRTCKFLSNEELEQLKLLEGFRYYQELESGSMWVRVMRPEELDITVGLLAESFAESMLLPSAYVSVLAYLVKQYLFERMELVPNTATLIGFYRRKKEEGKAEEEQLEEVEDEVELLAGTVEVCFNKKGANASPPTPTPPKNSPYISNMAVKKSLRRRGIGWHLLKASEELISQMSSSREVYLHCRMIDTAPFNMYKKAGYDIVKTDNILVMLLLQRRKHLMCKKIPVLNSFSESDTSCSEEESTP, encoded by the exons ATGGCCGCAACTGTTTCACTCTCGTTCTCTTTAGATCcgcagcagcaccaccaccaccaccactgccaTCTCTACCACTTCAGTCCCCGCCAAACTCTTCGCTTCCCTCCGTCAACCTCCTCATCTCTTAGTCTTCCCCCCAAATTCCCACTTTCTTTTTTCCCCAATTCAGACCGTTTCTCCTTCAAGTCTTCCTCCTCCCCATCTCATTCTCCCACTACCACCACCGCTACTGATTCCACTAATACTGATTCCGCTGCTACTACTTCAACAGCTGCGTCATTCCTTGAATACCCACTTCGAACATGTAAGTTTCTGAGCAATGAAGAGCTCGAGCAGCTCAAACTCCTCGAGGGTTTCAGGTATTACCAGGAATTGGAATCTGGGTCGATGTGGGTTCGGGTGATGAGGCCTGAAGAGTTGGACATCACCGTTGGGTTGCTCGCCGAGTCGTTTGCGGAGTCGATGCTTTTGCCTTCTGCGTATGTGTCTGTGCTGGCATACTTGGTCAAGCAGTACTTGTTTGAGAGAATGGAGCTGGTTCCAAACACTGCCACGCTCATCGGGttttacagaagaaaaaaagaagagggaaaagcagaagaagaacaactggaagaagtagaagatgaaGTTGAGCTTTTGGCGGGGACTGTGGAAGTTTGCTTTAACAAAAAGGGGGCCAATGCTTCTCCTCCCACACCAACTCCTCCTAAGAATTCGCCTTATATAAGTAACATGGCCGTGAAAAAGTCGCTTCGGAG GAGGGGCATTGGCTGGCATCTTTTGAAGGCAAGCGAGGAACTAATCTCGCAGATGAGTTCCTCAAGAGAGGTGTACTTGCATTGCAGGATGATTGACACAGCTCCATTCAACATGTATAAAAAAGCAGGATACGACATTGTAAAGACGGATAACATTTTGGTTATGTTGCTGTTGCAGAGGCGCAAGCACTTAATGTGCAAGAAAATTCCAGTCTTAAACAGCTTTTCGGAATCAGATACGTCATGTTCTGAAGAGGAATCAACACCATGA
- the LOC103402985 gene encoding probable serine/threonine-protein kinase PBL28 — protein MPFGLVSAWSKCRRSKSHYLTDPWIYKPVEYWQLEDQTPQPTKRHHHGSAIFTLKEMEEASCSFSEENLLGKGGFGRVYRGNLRSGEVVAIKKMELPPFKAAEGEREFRVEVDILSRLEHPNLVSLIGYCADGKQRFLVYEYMQKGNLQDHLNAIGEAKMDWPRRLKMALGAARGLAYLHSSSAVGIPIVHRDFKSTNILLSDNFEAKISDFGLATMMPEGQEIQATARVLGTFGYFDPEYTSTGKLTLQSDVYAFGVVLLELLTGRLAVDITLGPNDQNLVLQVRHILNDRKKLRKVIDSEMGRSSYTMESIAMFANLASRCVRPESSERPSMAECVKELQLIIYTNAKSLGVAVAPNRRTF, from the exons ATGCCTTTTGGTCTGGTTTCGGCCTGGAGCAAGTGCCGGCGATCGAAGTCCCATTACCTTACAGACCCTT GGATTTATAAACCGGTGGAGTACTGGCAGCTCGAGGATCAAACCCCCCAACCCACCAAAAGACACCACCATGGTTCAGCAATTTTCACACTCAAAGAAATGGAAGAGGCATCATGTTCCTTCAGTGAGGAAAATTTGCTCGGAAAAGGAGGGTTTGGGCGTGTATACCGGGGAAATTTGCGGTCGGGAGAG GTTGTAGCGATAAAAAAAATGGAGCTGCCACCTTTTAAAGCAGCCGAGGGAGAACGAGAATTTCGGGTAGAAGTAGATATCTTGAGCAGACTTGAACACCCAAATTTGGTTTCTTTGATCGGCTATTGTGCTGACGGGAAGCAACGATTTCTGGTGTATGAATATATGCAGAAAGGGAACCTACAAGATCACTTAAACG CGATTGGGGAAGCGAAAATGGATTGGCCTCGACGGCTCAAGATGGCACTTGGAGCAGCAAGGGGACTAGCATATCTGCATTCTAGTTCTGCTGTAGGGATTCCTATCGTTCACAGAGATTTCAAATCCACCAATATTCTTTTAAGCGACAACTTTGAAGCAAAG ATATCGGATTTTGGACTTGCCACGATGATGCCGGAGGGCCAGGAAATACAAGCGACTGCTAGAGTGCTCGGAACATTCGGCTATTTTGATCCCGAGTATACATCG ACCGGAAAACTCACTTTACAAAGTGATGTTTATGCATTTGGAGTGGTTCTTCTTGAACTTCTGACTGGGCGTCTAGCCGTTGACATTACCTTGGGACCAAATGATCAAAACCTTGTGCTACAG GTAAGACACATATTGAATGATCGGAAGAAACTACGCAAGGTGATAGATTCTGAGATGGGTCGAAGTTCATACACCATGGAATCTATAGCTATGTTTGCAAACCTGGCATCACGGTGTGTGCGTCCTGAGAGCAGTGAGAGACCTTCCATGGCAGAATGCGTAAAAGAGCTCCAGCTGATAATCTATACAAATGCGAAAAGCTTGGGAGTGGCCGTGGCTCCCAATAGACGCACGTTCTAA
- the LOC103402987 gene encoding MLP-like protein 423 has protein sequence MATFDGKLEVEVEVKSPAQKFWEALRDSTTVFPKAFPQDYKSIDVLEGDGKAVGSVRLITYADDSALVKVSKETIDAVDEVGKAVAYKVIDGDLLKYYKSFKCVLTVTPKGDGSLVKWSSVFEKAHEQVPEPSIIKDFAVKNFQELDAYVLAN, from the exons ATGGCTACATTTGATGGAAAGCTTGAGGTTGAAGTTGAGGTGAAGTCTCCTGCACAAAAGTTTTGGGAAGCCCTTAGGGACTCCACCACTGTCTTCCCCAAGGCATTCCCTCAGGACTACAAAAGCATCGATGTCCTCGAAGGCGATGGCAAAGCTGTCGGATCCGTTCGCCTTATTACATATGCTGACG ATTCTGCACTTGTGAAAGTATCAAAGGAGACGATCGATGCAGTGGATGAAGTCGGAAAGGCGGTTGCTTATAAGGTGATCGACGGAGATCTGCTCAAGTACTACAAGAGCTTCAAGTGCGTCCTAACCGTGACTCCCAAGGGAGACGGGAGCTTGGTGAAATGGTCGTCGGTGTTTGAGAAAGCACACGAACAGGTTCCCGAACCAAGCATCATCAAGGATTTTGCTGTCAAGAACTTCCAGGAGCTTGATGCCTATGTTCtggctaattaa